In Brassica rapa cultivar Chiifu-401-42 chromosome A06, CAAS_Brap_v3.01, whole genome shotgun sequence, a single window of DNA contains:
- the LOC103873751 gene encoding uncharacterized protein LOC103873751, translating to MDGRGGCCIARYGGYGGRYGLSKADRIMLRFRPIAPKPASDGGGTSPGAGKYGSTTTSGGSSDVSCKPGRGKRKYPKDSSGGNSRRCNRRKVSDRGVAAATAAVTLSLLPETPDKRAFPDLNVSPVENDQKRNGPLWLSFSGGDHGMLTPYKSAEISRRAVVVSSCVTVERVTDAWINGQGLGRTDEEKKINLARDTCPGFISDGVGRVTWTNEAYRKMAKEGAPGMSYDNFHVNVRLVMKERPMLTYPAFTCRVRLQFTCQDRERRSVTVPCDVWRMDGGGFAWKLDVKAALCL from the coding sequence atGGATGGTAGGGGAGGATGTTGCATAGCTAGATATGGCGGTTACGGTGGTCGCTACGGTCTTTCCAAAGCGGACCGAATCATGCTCCGGTTCCGTCCTATTGCTCCTAAACCGGCCAGCGACGGCGGAGGTACATCTCCCGGCGCTGGAAAGTATGGTTCCACTACAACGAGTGGTGGCAGCTCTGATGTTTCCTGTAAACCCGGGAGAGGAAAGAGGAAGTATCCGAAGGACAGTTCAGGTGGTAACTCCCGGCGGTGCAACCGCAGAAAGGTTTCCGACAGAGGCGTTGCTGCTGCTACAGCGGCGGTTACGCTGTCTCTTTTACCAGAGACGCCTGATAAAAGAGCTTTTCCAGATCTGAACGTTTCTCCGGTGGAGAATGATCAGAAGCGAAACGGTCCGTTGTGGCTGAGTTTCAGCGGCGGAGACCATGGGATGCTAACGCCGTACAAGAGTGCCGAGATATCACGAAGGGCGGTGGTGGTCTCGTCGTGTGTGACGGTTGAGCGTGTGACCGACGCTTGGATCAACGGTCAGGGGTTGGGGAGGACAGATGAGGAGAAGAAAATAAATCTTGCGAGGGACACGTGTCCTGGGTTTATATCGGACGGTGTAGGAAGAGTCACGTGGACCAATGAGGCGTATAGGAAGATGGCCAAGGAAGGTGCACCGGGCATGAGCTATGATAATTTTCACGTGAACGTAAGGTTGGTGATGAAGGAGAGGCCGATGCTTACGTACCCGGCGTTCACATGCAGAGTGAGACTACAGTTCACGTGTCAAGATCGTGAAAGAAGATCAGTCACGGTGCCTTGTGACGTGTGGAGGATGGACGGTGGAGGGTTTGCGTGGAAGCTTGACGTTAAGGCCGCTTTGTGCCTGTAA
- the LOC103873753 gene encoding O-fucosyltransferase 37, with translation MAKTLRTIKNPFFTPHPPSHFLHFSLLFFSPPKRTSPRYLNHHHQTRCTPQQIFLLLVSLSLLFSGISFLASSLTTSSTCIVSSPSSPLGFFVSDDPRHLLTSLAVSVPSTLLPLPARGGRSGNMTEEEREFWKQPNGEGYKPCLGFSLSYRKKAARVSKEKKRFIVVVVSGGLNQQRNQIVDAVVIATILEAALVVPVLQVNRVWGDESEFSDVFDVEHFKKTLRSDVRVVSSLPSTHLMSRQTIENQIPWDVSPVWIRAKFFKQLNEEGLLVLKGLDSRLAKNIPLDLQKLRCKVAFHALRFRAPIENLGNKLARRMWIEGPYIALHLRLEKDVWVRTGCLTGLGTEFDRIIAETRMSQPRYLTGRLNLTYTERRLAGLCPLNAYEIARLLKALGAPSNASIYVAGGEPFGGSRAMEPLAKEFANLVTKETLARKGELLPYANRSSALAAIDYIVSLSSDVFLPSHGGNMAKAMQGNRAYVGHRKFIMPNKRAMLPLMENPSVSESELSRVARKLHGKSQGHPESRRGRRDRDVLAYPVPECMCRHGKHRSIGFF, from the exons ATGGCGAAAACGCTGAGAACAATCAAGAACCCTTTCTTCACTCCGCATCCACCATCTCACTTCCTCCActtctctctcctcttcttctctccCCCGAAGAGAACCAGTCCTCGATACctcaaccaccaccaccaaactCGCTGCACGCCTCAGCAAatcttcctcctcctcgtctCACTTTCTCTCCTTTTCTCGGGAATCTCGTTCCTCGCATCGTCTCTAACCACCAGCTCCACTTGCATCGTCTCCTCGCCATCTTCCCCTCTCGGTTTCTTCGTCTCCGACGACCCTCGCCATCTCCTAACTTCCCTCGCCGTCTCCGTCCCTTCCACGCTGCTTCCTTTACCGGCGAGAGGAGGACGTTCCGGGAACATGACGGAGGAGGAGAGGGAGTTCTGGAAACAGCCCAACGGTGAAGGTTACAAGCCTTGTTTGGGTTTCAGTTTGTCTTACAGGAAGAAAGCTGCGAGAGTCTCTAAAGAGAAGAAACGTTTCATCGTCGTGGTTGTCTCTGGTGGACTCAACCAGCAGCGTAATCAGATCGTTGACGCTGTTGTGATCGCGACGATTCTTGAAGCTGCTCTTGTTGTTCCTGTTTTGCAGGTGAATCGTGTTTGGGGTGACGAAAg TGAGTTCTCTGACGTTTTCGACGTGGAGCATTTCAAGAAAACGCTTAGATCGGACGTGCGTGTTGTTTCTTCTTTACCGTCAACGCATCTTATGTCTAGACAGACTATTGAGAATCAGATTCCGTGGGATGTTTCTCCGGTTTGGATCCGTGCTAAGTTCTTCAAACAG TTGAACGAGGAAGGGCTTTTGGTGTTGAAAGGCTTAGACTCAAGGCTAGCCAAGAACATCCCTCTGGATCTGCAGAAACTCCGATGCAAGGTTGCTTTCCATGCACTTAGATTCAGAGCACCGATTGAGAATCTTGGGAACAAACTCGCGAGAAGGATGTGGATTGAAGGTCCATACATAGCTCTCCACTTAAGGCTAGAGAAAGATGTTTGGGTAAGAACCGGTTGTCTCACCGGTTTAGGCACAGAGTTCGACAGAATCATAGCGGAAACAAGAATGTCTCAGCCGAGGTACCTCACTGGTAGACTCAACTTGAcatatacagagcgtaggcttgctggGTTATGTCCTCTCAATGCATATGAGATTGCAAG GTTGTTGAAGGCATTAGGAGCACCGAGCAATGCATCGATCTATGTGGCAGGAGGTGAGCCGTTTGGTGGGTCACGAGCGATGGAGCCACTAGCTAAAGAGTTTGCTAACTTGGTGACAAAGGAGACATTAGCTCGTAAAGGCGAGTTGTTGCCTTACGCCAATAGGTCTTCAGCTTTGGCTGCTATTGACTACATTGTCTCACTTAGCAGCGATGTTTTTCTTCCTTCACATGGCGGAAACATGGCCAAAGCTATGCAG GGAAACAGAGCTTATGTAGGGCACAGGAAGTTTATAATGCCTAACAAGAGAGCGATGCTTCCTTTAATGGAGAACCCTTCGGTTTCGGAATCTGAGCTCAGTCGTGTGGCTCGGAAACTTCACGGCAAGTCTCAAGGTCATCCTGAGTCAAGGAGAGGGAGGAGAGATCGTGACGTATTGGCTTATCCTGTTCCGGAGTGTATGTGTCGACATGGTAAACACAGGTCTATAGGTTTCTTCTAG
- the LOC103873754 gene encoding ribonuclease J — MKPAASLHGYPSSPIYFDARRPVPTPPSKMAAFSALSLSPYSFTFRQSSPVRSTVSCSVTSPPASSGTSSSSSSSNKTPRRRSGRLEGAGKSMEDSVKRKMEQFYEGTDGPPLRVLPIGGLGEIGMNCMLVGNYDRYILIDAGIMFPDYDDPGVQKIMPDTGFIRRWKHKIEAVVITHGHEDHIGALPWVIPALDSNTPIFASSFTMELIKKRLKEHGIFVQSRLKTFNTRRRFMAGPFEIEPITVTHSIPDCSGLVLRCADGNILHTGDWKIDEAPLDGKVFDREALEELSKEGVTLMMSDSTNVLSPGRTTSEKVVADALVRNVMAAKGRVITTQFASNIHRLGSIKAAADLTGRKLVFVGMSLRTYLEAAWKDGKAPIDPSSLVKVEDIEAYSPKDLLIVTTGSQAEPRAALNLASYGSSHAFKLTKEDIILYSAKVIPGNESRVMKMMNRLADIGPKIVMGKNEMLHTSGHAYRGELEEVLKIVKPQHFLPIHGELLFLKEHELLGKSTGIRHTTVIKNGEMLGVSHLRNRRVLSNGFSSLGRENLQLMYSDGDKAFGTASELCIDERLRISSDGIIVLSMEIMRPGASENTLKGKIRITTRCMWLDKGRLLDALHKAAHAALSSCPVNCPLSHMERTVSEVLRKIVRKYSGKRPEVIAIAMENPMAVRADEVSARMSGDPNLGSGVAALRKVVEGNHKRNRTKKAPSQEEAGEIIDSAGLLAEEGTASSTYTEGAEDVPVRSSSEESDDFWKSFINPSSPPSPDETKNVDKSPDAETKTEDSESSREEEDDDNTSDSQTKSSTKRVRRNKWKPEEVKKVIRMRGELHSRFQVVKGRMALWEEISSNLSAEGINRSPGQCKSLWASLIQKYEECKADERSKTSWSHYEDMNSILSELDTPAPK; from the exons ATGAAACCTGCTGCCTCTTTGCATGGTTACCCTTCTTCCCCTATCTACTTCGATGCTCGCAGACCAGTTCCTACTCCTCCCTCCAAAATGGCAGCTTTCAGTGCTCTATCGCTTTCTCCTTACTCTTTCACCTTCCGACAAAGCTCTCCAGTTAGGTCTACCGTTTCGTGTTCCGTCACTTCTCCTCCTGCCTCTTCTG gtacttcttcttcttcttcttcttccaataAGACACCTCGTAGAAGATCTGGTAGACTAGAAGGAGCGGGGAAAAGCATGGAGGACTCTGTGAAACGTAAAATGGAACAGTTTTATGAAGGAACCGATGGACCTCCGCTCCGTGTCCTTCCCATAGGTGGCCTTGGTGAGATCGGGATGAACTGTATGCTTGTTGGCAACTATGATCGTTACATTCTAATCGACGCCGGTATTATGTTCCCTGA TTATGATGACCCTGGGGTCCAGAAAATTATGCCAGACACAGGGTTTATCAGACGATGGAAACACAAGATTGAAGCTGTTGTTATAACGCATGGTCATGAAGATCACATTGGTGCCTTGCCTTGG GTTATCCCAGCTTTGGACTCTAATACACCAATATTCGCATCATCCTTTACCATGGAG CTTATAAAGAAGCGCTTGAAGGAGCATGGGATCTTTGTTCAGTCTAGGCTCAAGACATTTAATACTCGAAGGAGATTTATGGCTGGACCATTTGAAATAGAACCCATTACAGTTACTCACTCTATTCCTGATTGTAGTGGTTTAGTCCTCCGTTGCGCTGATGGTAATATTCTTCACACCGGAGACTGGAAG ATTGATGAAGCACCATTGGATGGAAAAGTCTTTGATCGTGAGGCTTTAGAGGAACTCTCTAAGGAAGGAGTCACGTTG ATGATGAGTGACTCAACAAATGTATTGTCACCGGGAAGGACAACTAGCGAAAAAGTGGTAGCAGATGCTCTGGTGAGGAATGTAATGGCGGCCAAGGGAAGAGTTATCACAACTCAGTTTGCCTCCAATATACACCGTTTAGGAAGTATTAAGGCTGCTGCTGATTTAACTGGTCGAAAGTTG GTCTTTGTTGGCATGTCCTTGAGGACATATCTAGAAGCAGCTTGGAAGGATGGAAAGGCTCCAATTGACCCGTCAAGTTTG GTGAAAGTTGAAGATATTGAAGCATATTCTCCTAAGGACTTATTGATCGTCACGACTGGATCACAA GCGGAACCACGCGCTGCCCTGAATCTTGCGTCATATGGAAGTAGTCATGCTTTCAAACTTACCAAGGAAGACATAATACTTTACTCAGCCAAG GTAATCCCAGGCAATGAATCAAGAgtaatgaagatgatgaatcgGTTAGCAGATATCGGTCCAAAAATTGTCATGGGTAAAAATGAAATGCTGCACACATCTGGTCATGCCTACCGTGGAGAGTTG GAAGAGGTTCTTAAAATAGTGAAACCCCAGCATTTTCTCCCCATACATGGAGAACTTTTGTTTCTCAAGGAGCATGAGTTGCTCGGGAAGTCTACTGGGATTCGTCACACTACT GTTATAAAGAATGGAGAGATGCTTGGAGTTTCTCACTTAAGAAATAGAAGAGTTTTGTCCAATGGATTTAGCTCTCTTGGGAGGGAGAACTTGCAG TTAATGTATAGTGACGGTGATAAGGCATTTGGCACAGCAAGTGAACTCTGTATTGACGAGAGACTCAGAATATCATCGGATGGCATTATAGTTCTGAG CATGGAAATCATGCGCCCGGGCGCCTCGGAGAACACTTTGAAAGGGAAGATAAGAATCACAACGCGATGTATGTGGCTTGACAAAGGAAGACTATTAGATGCACTTCACAAGGCAGCACATGCTGCTCTATCAAGTTGTCCTGTGAACTGTCCCTTGTCTCACATGGAAAGAACAGTCTCCGAAGTCCTGAGGAAGATTGTGAGGAAGTACAGTGGTAAAAGGCCTGAAGTCATTGCCATAGCCATGGAAAATCCCATGGCGGTCCGAGCTGATGAGGTCAGTGCGAGGATGTCCGGGGATCCAAATCTTGGCTCTGGAGTTGCAGCGTTAAGGAAAGTTGTGGAAGGAAACCATAAAAGAAACCGAACCAAGAAAGCACCTTCGCAAGAAGAAGCTGGGGAGATAATTGATAGTGCAGGACTACTAGCTGAGGAAGGAACCGCTTCGTCGACATACACAGAAGGTGCTGAAGATGTGCCTGTTCGGAGTTCTTCTGAAGAATCGGATGATTTTTGGAAATCATTCATCAATCCATCATCACCACCTTCACCTGATGAAACCAAAAACGTGGATAAGTCACCTGATGCAGAGACTAAAACAGAGGATAGCGAAAGCAGCAGAGAAGAGGAGGATGATGATAATACATCTGATTCTCAAACCAAGTCGTCAACAAAACGTGTGAGGAGGAACAAATGGAAGCCTGAGGAAGTTAAGAAGGTGATCAGAATGCGTGGAGAGTTGCACAGCAGGTTCCAAGTGGTGAAAGGTAGAATGGCTTTGTGGGAAGAGATCTCTTCAAATCTATCTGCTGAAGGAATCAATCGAAGCCCGGGACAGTGCAAGTCTCTGTGGGCGTCTCTTATTCAGAAATACGAG gaGTGCAAGGCGGATGAAAGAAGCAAGACGAGCTGGTCACATTATGAGGACATGAACAGCATTTTGTCTGAGTTAGACACACCTGCGCCTAAGTAA
- the LOC117126121 gene encoding uncharacterized protein LOC117126121, whose amino-acid sequence MSNDDQIRPRQRRSRGGMGSQSRSSSSHVQDSVSPHSSYHTSPSPLLAPAAPAPAAAPAPGPAAAPGPLGVMRVAELVRQPGRDHLPYLTEYPHGHGQTWFNRSGNGISAWINRMMYSALDSGHPTFTHFPSFGVVLWLELGR is encoded by the exons at gtctaatgatgatcagatccggcctcgccagcgtcgtagccggggtggtatggggagccagtctaggagttcttccagccatgttcaggattccgtttcgccccacagctcataccatacatctccctctccattactcgctcctgctgctcccgctcccgctgctgcacccgctcctggtcccgctgctgcacccggtcCTCTGGGAGTGATGAgggttgcggagttggttcgacagcccggtcgtgaccatcttccctatctcactgagtatccacatggacatggtcaaacatg gttcaaccgatccgggaatgggatcagcgcatggatcaaccgtatgatgtactcggccctcgacagcggacatccgactttcactcacttccct TCTTTTGGAGTAGTGCTTTGGTTAGAGCTTGGTAGATAG
- the LOC103873752 gene encoding adenylate kinase 4, translating into MADLEDVQTVDLMSELLRRLKCAQKPDKRLIFIGPPGSGKGTQSPIVKDEYCLCHLSTGDMLRAAVASKTPLGLKAKEAMDKGALVTDELVVGIIDEAMNKPKCQKGFILDGFPRTVAQAEKLDEMLKKRGTGIDKVLNFAIDDSVLEERITGRWIHPSSGRSYHTKFAPPKTPGVDDITGEPLIQRKDDNAEVLRSRLAAFHSQTEPVIDYYAKKSVLTNIKAEKPPKEVTSEVQKALS; encoded by the exons ATGGCGGATTTGGAAGATGTTCAGACGGTGGATCTCATGTCCGAGCTCCTCCGCCGTCTCAAATGTGCTCAAAAGCCAGACAAACGCCTCATCTTCATTG GACCTCCAGGGTCAGGGAAAGGTACACAATCTCCAATAGTGAAGGATGAGTATTGCTTGTGTCATTTATCCACTGGAGACATGTTAAGAGCTGCTGTTGCTTCTAAGACCCCTCTTGGTCTCAAGGCCAAAGAAGCTATGGACAAG GGAGCGCTTGTCACTGATGAGTTGGTTGTTGGTATAATTGATGAAGCCATGAACAAGCCAAAATGTCAGAAAGGTTTCATCCTTGATGGGTTTCCCAGGACTGTTGCTCAAGCAGAGAAG CTAGACGAGATGCTTAAGAAGCGTGGAACTGGAATTGACAAAGTCCTCAACTTTGCCATCGATGACTCAGTCCTGGAGGAAAGGATCACCGGGAGATGGATCCACCCATCTAGTGGCAGGAGTTACCACACCAAGTTCGCGCCTCCCAAGACCCCTGGAGTTGATGAT ATTACCGGAGAGCCTCTGATCCAACGCAAAGATGATAATGCTGAGGTTCTAAGGTCGAGGCTTGCTGCTTTCCACAGTCAAACTGAACCG GTGATCGATTACTACGCGAAGAAGTCTGTTCTTACAAACATCAAGGCCGAGAAGCCTCCCAAAGAAGTCACATCAGAGGTTCAAAAAGCATTGTCCTGA
- the LOC103842273 gene encoding receptor-like protein 51, with protein sequence MSSTPRLSLYFRYRYSSSPPLSTPLLSLSPTPSPTISPVPRTSPTPPRTSSTSPLDPKQLKAFESLNIPTLKNPCDHHHPSSSKKPPTTVVTCDTGSPFRLVTSLSFTNCSSDLSISSTALKALSPSLTSLSFHNCPSLSAPPHLPDSLHSFSAVSSFPRLSGLSLARLVNLTDITVSSVPVSTSGLFVILGNMHDIVSLTISHANLSGNIPKSFHSNLTFIDLSDNLIKGPIPTSITLLSSLKALNLSSNLISGEIPDSIGSRKLNV encoded by the coding sequence ATGTCTTCTACACCAAGACTTAGCCTTTACTTCCGTTACCGTTACTCCTCTTCTCCGCCACTATCTACGCCGCTCCTTTCCCTCTCCCCAACCCCATCTCCAACCATCTCCCCCGTCCCACGCACCTCCCCCACTCCCCCTCGCACATCCTCCACCTCCCCACTCGACCCAAAGCAGCTCAAAGCCTTCGAATCCCTCAACATCCCCACCCTCAAGAACCCCTGCGACCACCACCACCCCTCCTCCTCCAAAAAACCCCCCACCACCGTCGTAACCTGCGACACCGGCTCCCCATTCCGCCTCGTCACCTCCCTCTCCTTCACAAACTGCTCCTCCGATCTCTCCATCTCCTCCACAGCCCTCAAAGCCCTTTCCCCCTCCCTCACCTCCCTCTCTTTCCACAACTGCCCTTCCCTCTCCGCTCCCCCTCACCTCCCGGACTCGCTCCACTCCTTCTCCGCCGTCTCCTCCTTCCCCCGCCTCTCGGGACTCTCCCTCGCTCGCCTCGTCAACCTCACCGACATCACTGTCTCCTCCGTCCCTGTCTCCACCTCGGGGCTATTCGTCATCCTCGGGAACATGCACGACATCGTCTCCCTCACCATCTCCCACGCCAATCTCTCCGGGAACATCCCAAAATCCTTCCACTCGAATCTCACATTCATCGACTTATCGGATAATCTCATCAAAGGACCAATACCCACTTCGATTACTCTCCTCTCCAGCCTCAAAGCTTTAAACTTGTCGTCGAACTTGATCTCCGGCGAGATACCCGACAGCATCGGGAGTCGAAAATTGAATGTGTGA